A genomic stretch from Lathyrus oleraceus cultivar Zhongwan6 chromosome 2, CAAS_Psat_ZW6_1.0, whole genome shotgun sequence includes:
- the LOC127120131 gene encoding senescence-specific cysteine protease SAG39, with translation MAANNQLYHISLALLFCFGLVAIQVSSRTLQDSSMYEKHEQWMNHYGKVYKDHQERDKSLKTFTENVNYIEAFNNANNNKPYKLGINEFADLTNGEFVASRNKFKGHMCSSITRTSNFKYENVTAIPSTVDWRKKGAVTPVKNQGQCGCCWAFSAVAATEGIHKLSTGKLISLSEQELVDCDTKGVDQGCEGGLMDDAFKFIIQNHGLDTEAEYPYQGVDGTCNTNKASIYAATISGYEDVPANNEQALQKAVANQPISVAIDASGSDFQFYKSGVFTGSCGTELDHGVTAVGYGVSNDGTKYWLVKNSWGTDWGEQGYIMMERGVQAAEGLCGIAMQASYPTA, from the exons ATGGCTGCCAATAATCAACTATATCATATTTCATTGGCATTGCTTTTTTGCTTTGGATTGGTGGCTATTCAAGTCAGTTCTCGTACTCTCCAAGATAGCTCCATGTATGAGAAGCACGAGCAATGGATGAATCATTATGGCAAAGTTTATAAGGATCATCAAGAAAGGGACAAGAGTTTGAAAACATTCACAGAGAACGTGAATTATATTGAAGCTTTCAACAACGCCAATAATAACAAACCATACAAGCTAGGCATTAATGAATTTGCGGACCTCACCAACGGGGAGTTCGTAGCATCTAGAAACAAATTCAAGGGGCATATGTGCTCCTCAATTACAAGGACAAGTAATTTTAAGTATGAAAATGTAACTGCAATCCCATCAACAGTTGATTGGAGGAAGAAGGGAGCAGTGACACCTGTGAAGAACCAAGGACAATGTG GGTGTTGTTGGGCGTTTTCAGCTGTTGCAGCAACCGAAGGAATTCATAAGTTGAGTACTGGAAAATTGATCTCTTTATCAGAACAAGAACTTGTTGATTGTGACACAAAAGGTGTGGATCAAGGCTGTGAAGGTGGTCTTATGGATGATGCTTTCAAATTCATCATTCAGAATCATGGACTCGACACGGAAGCCGAGTACCCCTATCAGGGTGTTGACGGAACATGCAATACAAACAAAGCATCCATCTATGCAGCTACTATTTCCGGGTATGAAGATGTCCCTGCCAACAATGAGCAGGCACTGCAAAAAGCTGTTGCAAATCAACCAATTTCTGTAGCCATTGATGCTAGTGGATCTGACTTTCAGTTTTACAAAAGTGGTGTTTTCACTGGTTCATGTGGAACCGAGTTGGATCACGGTGTCACTGCCGTGGGTTATGGTGTCAGTAATGATGGAACCAAATATTGGTTGGTTAAGAACTCATGGGGAACTGATTGGGGTGAACAAGGATACATTATGATGGAAAGGGGAGTCCAAGCTGCTGAAGGTCTATGTGGCATTGCAATGCAAGCATCTTACCCTACTGCATAA
- the LOC127120132 gene encoding L10-interacting MYB domain-containing protein encodes MAGHITRSRRLETQQLEQSRAKWTTSLTKILADLMVDQVHKGNKQNNSFNKKAWKYICDGFYNKTGLKWDREQLKNRHSVLRRQYAIVKSILDQGEFIWDEATGSIRADDDIWAEYIKNHPDAETLKSGGCPIFKELCTIFSEPTTNGKHEILATSEGEHTPRAPCPKFLSTHQEESSSEYDDEEDSNYTPTVQPTTPTATCSSRKRGRKGVDDAIADAILEMASASKMRAAAIEQRNSKYSIADCIKELDLMQGVDQRIYFAALDIFNKPNAREIFLSLKKNKRLSWLHHRCAVALQ; translated from the exons ATGGCAGGCCATATTACCAGGTCAAGAAGGCTAGAAACTCAGCAGCTGGAACAGTCAAGGGCTAAGTGGACAACATCACTCACCAAGATACTGGCAGATTTGATGGTTGACCAAGTACACAAAGGGAATAAACAAAACAATTCGTTCAATAAGAAAGCATGGAAATATATATGTGATGGATTTTACAACAAAACAGGTTTGAAATGGGATAGGGAACAACTCAAAAACCGACATTCAGTGTTGAGGAGGCAGTATGCTATCGTGAAGTCCATTCTTGATCAAGGCGAGTTTATTTGGGATGAAGCCACAGGATCTATAAGGGCGGATGATGACATTTGGGCTGAATACATCAAG AATCATCCTGATGCTGAGACCTTAAAAAGTGGTGGCTGTCCAATCTTTAAGGAGCTATGTACAATATTCTCTGAACCAACAACAAACGGAAAGCATGAAATTTTAGCTACGTCTGAAGGTGAACATACTCCTAGAGCTCCTTGTCCAAAGTTCTTGAGCACACACCAAGAGGAGTCTTCATCTGAATATGATGATGAGGAAGATTCAAATTACACTCCAACAGTTCAACCTACTACACCTACAGCAACTTGCAGTAGTCGCAAAAGAGGGCGTAAAGGAGTTGATGATGCTATTGCGGACGCTATATTGGAGATGGCATCTGCATCCAAGATGAGGGCAGCTGCTATAGAGCAACGTAACTCTAAATACAGCATTGCTGACTGTATTAAGGAATTAGATTTAATGCAAGGTGTTGATCAAAGGATATATTTTGCTGCTCTAGATATTTTCAACAAACCTAATGCAAGGGAAATATTTTTGTCTCTCAAAAAGAATAAACGTTTATCATGGTTGCATCACAGATGTGCGGTTGCACTCCAGTAG